Proteins from one Podospora pseudoanserina strain CBS 124.78 chromosome 1, whole genome shotgun sequence genomic window:
- the BNA6 gene encoding nicotinate-nucleotide diphosphorylase (carboxylating) (COG:H; EggNog:ENOG503NUQX): MMDLPIDHGHLEHLLPASWKTSITAWLAEDTPSFDVGGFVVGSDLRTATLWGKSSGILAGVPFFNEVFTQCGCTVEWHAREGSHVETHGGKKALATVTGPAHGLLEGERVALNILARCSGVATMSRRLLVNLRSAGYKGILAGTRKTTPGFRLVEKYGMLVGGADTHRMDLSTMTMLKDNHVWSRGSITQASEEEADEAIRAGADVIMLDNFTGEGVKVAARSLRERWKGEREFLLEVSGGLTEDNAESYICNDIDILSTSSIHQGVRHIDFSLKINVEKGQGPEVAS; this comes from the exons ATGATGGACCTCCCCATCGACCACGGCCACCTCGAGCACCTCTTGCCTGCCTCATGGAAAACCTCCATCACGGCCTGGCTGGCAGAGGACACCCCCTCCTTTGACGTCGGcggcttcgtcgtcggctcCGACCTCCGCACCGCCACCCTGTGGGGAAAATCCTCTGGCATCCTGGCGGGcgtccccttcttcaacgagGTGTTCACCCAGTGCGGCTGCACGGTTGAGTGGCACGCCCGCGAGGGCTCCCACGTGGAGACGCACGGGGGTAAAAAGGCACTGGCTACCGTTACGGGACCTGCGCATGGGCTTTTGGAGGGCGAGCGTGTCGCTCTGAACATCCTTGCGCGGTGCTCGGGGGTTGCGACCATGAGCAGGCGGCTGCTGGTTAACCTGCGGAGCGCGGGGTACAAGGGGATTTTGGcggggacgaggaagacgacgCCGGGGTTTAGGCTGGTGGAAAAGTATGGGATGCTGGTTGGGGGGGCGGATACTCACAGGATGGATTTGAGCACAATGACGATGTTGAAGGATAATCATGTTTGGAGCCGGGGGAGTATTACGCAGGCG agtgaggaggaggcggacgagGCGATTAGGGCGGGGGCGGATGTTATTATGCTGGATAATTTTaccggggagggggtgaaggttgCGGCGCGGagtttgagggagaggtggaagggTGAGAGGGAGTTTTTGTTGGAGGTTTCGGGGGGGTTGACGGAGGATAATGCGGAGAGTTATATTTGCAATG ATATCGATATCCTTTCCACGAGCTCGATTCATCAGGGGGTGCGCCATATTGACTTTTCGCTGAAGATTAACGTGGAAAAAGGCCAGGGCCCCGAGGTGGCTAGCTGA